The DNA segment ACGGGTCCCCCAGCGCCGCGAACTGCATGCGACCAGCTGCAATCCACGGCCTCCCTCGTCGTCGGGAGCGGCGTCGCGCTCCTGTGGCGGGTCGGGCAGCGGATCGGAGACCTCGACGAGCAGCCCGTCGGTGTTCAGGAGCACCATACGGACCCCGATCGGTCCGCTGGCGTGCCGCAGGGAGTTGGTGACGAGCTCGCTCACGAGTAGTACGGCCATATCGGCGGCGCCGTTCAGCCCCCAGTCGTCGAGCACCCGCCGGACCGCCGTACGGGCCGTGCGCACCGCACCGGGGTCGGCGGGAAAGCTCCATTCGGCAGTGGGCGAGCCGGAGACCCTGCCGCGCCTGCGGACGTTCCCGGGATCCGATTCCGGGACCCCTGCCGCTGCGCTGTCGCTCACGCCGATCACATCCCAGCCGATGGCATCCCCGTCGTCTTGTCTGCGCCGAAGGGGTCAATCAGGGACATACCCGATATCCATCCCTCAGTACCGCCCGCAGCGGTGCACTGTGGCACAAATGAAACATATTGCCCGCGCCGGGCGGCGGGGCCACGGCGGGCGGGGGGCGGGCCGGGGTGCCGGGGGCTGACGTGCGGAAAGGGGGCCTGCTGGAGGGGGCGGGCTCGGCATAGAGGGTCAGGGCCGGGAGGGCCGGCGGGGCGCCGAAGGCGGGGAGGGGCCGGCGGGGCGCCGGCGACAGGGAGCTCCCGGGGCAGGCCGCCGAAGGCGGGAGAGCGCGGCGGGGCGCCGACTGCAGGGAGCGCGCGGACCGGCGCGGGCCGCGCAACGGGCCGTACGGGGCGTGAAACCGGCGCCGTGCGCGCCGCACAAAGGGCCCGCGGGAAGGGCGTGAACGGGCGCCGTACGGGCCGCGGACGGCCCGTCGGCGGAGCGGGCGGGACGGGCGGCGGCTACGGCCGTGCGCCCGGTACCCCGGCGATGCCCCGCACCCCCGTGGCCCCCGCCAGCCGGCGCATCGCCTCGGCCACCGCCGGGCGGTCCTGGTCCAGCCAGTCGACCTGGGACTCCTCGCCGGGCAGCAGCCAGCGCAGCTCGTCATGGTCCTGCAGGGGGCGCGGCACCCCGGACACCAGCCGGGCCGTCCACACCTGCAGGACGTAGCCGGGCCGCAGCACCCACTCGCCCGGAATCCGTTCCTGGGCCGCCGCCTCGACACCCAGCTCCTCGCGCAGCTCGCGCTCCAGCGCCTGCTCGGGTGTCTCGTCGTCCTCCACCTTGCCGCCGGGCAGCTCCCAGCGGCCGGCCAGTGCGGGCGGCGCGCTGCGCCGGGCGGCCAGCAGCCGCCCGCGCTCGCACACCGCTCCGCCCACCACTACGCGCACGGTCGTCATGCGCGGCAGCCTACGTCCCCCGCTCCCGTCCCGCTCCCCCGCTCGCCGCCCCTCAGGTCACCGCCCGGTCGGCCTTCTCGACCACATAAAGCTGCTGGTGGCCGCGCGAGCCGAGCCGGTCGGCCACCCGCTCCGCCTCCGCTCGGGTGGCATAGCGGCCCACGCGATACCGGTTGCCGCCTTCGTCCTGGCGGATGACGAGCCAGGGGAGCACCGCTCCACCCTCGGTCATTGCGCCCCTCCGTCCGCCGTGTAGCGCGCCGTCGCACGCCCCTGGTCCGCTGATGCCGAAAACGCAATCCGCATATGCCCGAGCCTACGCCCGACCTTTACTCACCGGATATGGAGTTTCACAAAGAGGTACCGAACCGGCCACCCGCGGGCCGCCGGCGTACCGGAAGCGGCCTGCGAGTGGCCGGTGGGCCCGAGGGACGCTCGGGCGGGGGACGGAAGGGTGTGCGGCTCAGGCCCCGACGGACGCCTTGGTGTCCTCGGTGTCGGCGGCCTCGGCCCGCTCGGCCTCCTCCAGCTCGGCCTCGACCTTGACCAGGGAGGGGTTGCGCCAGGAGCTGCGCACGCCCCAGAAGTAGAAGGCCAGTCCGATCACCGCGACCAGGACGATGTCCCAGCCCTCGGGGAGGTAGCCCTTGCCGCCGAACTCCTTGCCGCCGGCGTAGGACACGGCGGCCATCACCAGCAGGTAGGCGACCATCCAGGCGCCGGCCTTGAGGTGCGGGCGCAGCTCGGCCCACGGCTTGCGGCCCTGGGTCAGCGGCTTGCCGATCTCGTACCAGGCCCAGACGGGCAGGCCGACGGCCATGATCAGGATGACCTTGCCGGTGAGCGGCCAGCGGCCCCAGTACAGCACCAGCGAACCGAAGATCATGGCGACCGGCGCGATGAACGGCATCGCCCGCAGCTTGACCGGGCGGGTGAGGTCCGGGGACAGCCGGCGCAGCGACATCACGGCGACCGGCCCGGTGATGTACGAGATGACCGTCGCGACCGAGACGATCTCGGCCAGCGAACCCCAGCCGCGGAAGACCGCGAGGAAGAGGAACGCGATCACGAGGTTGAGCACCAGCGCGGGGCGCGGGACACCGGTCTTCGGGTCCACCTTGCCGAAGACGCCCGGCAGGTGACCGTTCTCCTGCACACCGTGGATCATGCGGGAGGTGGTGGCGGCGTAGATCATGCCCGTGCCGGACGGCGAGACGAAGGCGTCCGCGTACAGCAGCAGCGCCAGCCAGTTCAGGCCCCAGGCCACCGCGAGGTCGGCGAGCGGGGAGTTGAAGCCGAGGCTGGCCCAGCCGCCGCCGGCGGCGAGCTTGTCGCCGGGCACTGCCATGAGGAACGCGACCTGCAGCGCCACATAGATGACCAGCGCGATCAGGATCGACGAGACGACCGCCTTGGGCAGCGACTTGCCGGGGTTACGGGCCTCACCGGCGAGGTTCAGCGGCGACTGGAAGCCGTTGTAGGCCCAGACGATGCCGGACACCGCGACGGCGGTGAAGACCGAGCTCCAGCCGTTGGGCGTGAAGCCGCCGTGGTGGGTGATGTTGCCGGTGTCGAAGTGCGCCAGCATCAGCGCGCCGGCGGTCAGCGTCGGCACCACGACCTTGAAGATCGTGATCGCGGTGTTGGTCTTCGCGAACAGCGTGATCGCGAACCAGTTCAGGAAGAAGTAGAAGATCAGCAGGATGCTGGCGAGGCCGACACCGGTACCGGTCAGCTCCTTGCCGTCGTAGAGCGCGTGCGCCCAGCCGAAGTCCCAGGAACTCATGTACTGGACGGAGGCGGTGGCCTCACCCGGGATCACCGAGACGATCGCGATCCAGTTGGCCCAGGCCGCGAGGTAGCCGGCGAGCGAGCCGTGCGAGTACTGGCCGTAGCGGACCATGCCGCCGGCCTTCGGGAACATCGCGCCGAGTTCGGAGTAGGTCAGGGCGATGATGAGCGCCACCACGGCGCCGATGACCCAGGCCAGGATCGCGGCCGGGCCGGCGATGGCGGCGGCCCGCTCGGCTCCGAAGAGCCAGCCGGAGCCGATGATGGACCCGAGACCCGTGGCGGTCAGGGCGATGGTCCCGAGGGACCGACGGTAATTCGAGTGGGAGCCCTGCTCCGCGCTCGGGGTCTTCGTCGTGCTCACGTGCTTGGTCTCCTGGTCTTCCCCCGTGCCGTGCACAAACTTCGCCATCGTAAGAGCGAATCGAGGCGTCGGCTTCCCACAGGAGCCCGAAAAAGGCGCCCAGTTGAGGCTCTGTGACTTATCCAACACAAGGTTTCAGCCATTTTTTGCCACCAAACTTCCGCAAAACGGGCGCCCGGCCGAGAACCAGGGGCGGACTCTTTGCGTCTCGCGCACGCGCACAGGGCGGCACGAAGGGGACGTAACGCTCTCCCCCGGCTACTTCACCGGCAGGTGATAGGCGACGCGGTAGCGGTCGGCGAGGGTGACGACATCGGCCGTCTCGACCGGCCGGCCGCCCGCGTAATACGTCCGCGAGACGACCAGCACCGCGTGCCCCGGCACCCCGCCCAGCGTCATGGCCTCCTCCGCCAGCGCGGGCCGGGCCCCGACCTCCTCGACGACGTTGTCCACCACCACGTCGATGGCCGCCATCCGCTCGACCACCCCGCGCCCGGCCAGCGGCCCCTCCTCCGGCAGCATCACGGGCGTCCGCCCGGTCACCTCCAGGGGCTCCCAGGAGGTGGAGAGCATCGACGGCTCCCCCTCCGCCCGGAAGACGTAGCGCGTCCGCATCACCTTGGCGTCCTGCGAGATGCGCAGCCGCGCCGCGATCGGCGCCGCGGCCGGCTCCTGCTCGCTGTGCGACTCCCAGGTGCCCCGCACCCGCTCGTCGGTCTGCTCCTGCCGGAACGGCGTACAGCCGCCCGCGGAGTGGAAGCCGACACGGGCGATCCGGCGCGGAACCGGCTGCTCGCGGACGTAGGTGCCCGACCCCGAGCGGCCCTCGACGAGCCCCTCGGCCATCAGGACCTTGCGCGCCTCCAGGGCGACGGTGTCCGAGACGCCGTACTCCTCGCGGATGCGCGCCTGGGAGGGAAGGCGGGTGTGGGGTGGCAGCACCCCGTCGACGATCTTCTGACGCAGGTCGCCGGCGACGCGGAGGTACGCGGGCTGCTCACCGAAAGGCACGTGCCCCTCCCAACAGCTTGACAGTCAGCAACAGCGTGGCAACCGCGTGTCGCCGACCGCAAGCTTGGGCCAGGTATTCACCTGATGTGATGAAACCCAGCTCAGCCGGTGTAAACGACCGAGGACGGGGACGGCGGGCGCCGGCACCCCCACCCCGCGCCACCCCACCCCTTCCTTCCACCCGGTAGCCGCCGCCCATGCATGTCACGATCGGAAAGGGAGCACGATCCGAGCCGGGCCCGCGCGGACGGGGACACGGCAGGAGGAGGTCGGCACGCACCCCGGCACACGGAACGCGGGACGCGGTATCAGGACCGGAAGGAAGGGATCCCATGCCCGCCGATCGCCACCTCACCCCCATGCCCGGCAACTGGCAGCGGGCACTCGCCATCGTGGCGCACCCCGACGACCTCGAATACGGCGCCGCGGCCGCCATCGCCGAATGGACCGCGGCGGGACGCGAGGTCAGCTACCTCCTGGTCACCCGCGGCGAGGCCGGCATCGACGGGCTCGCCCCCGGCCGCGCCGCCACGGTCCGCGAGGCCGAGCAGCGGGCCGGCGCCGCGCTGGTCGGCGTCCACACCGTCGAGTTCCTCGACCACCACGACGGCGTCATCGAGCCCGGCCCGGCGCTGCGCCGCGACCTGTCGGCGGCCATCCGCCGCCACCGCCCCGAGCTGCTGCTCACCCTCAACCACCACGACACCTGGGACGGCGGCCACTGGAACAGCCCGGACCACCGGGTCGTCGGCCGCGCCGTCCTGGACGCGGCGGGCGACGCCGGCAACCGCTGGATCTTCCCCGAGCTGGCCGGCGCGAAGGGCCTGGCGCCCTGGAACGGCGTCCGCTGGGTGGCCGTGGCCGGCTCCCCGCACCCCACGCACGCCGCCGAGGTCGGCCCCGGCATCGACCGCGCGGTCGCCTCCCTGGCGGCCCACGCCGCGTACATCACCGGGCTGCGCGGCGCCGACCAGGACCCGCGCGCCTACGCCCGCGGCTTCATCGAGCAGATGCTGCGCAGCGGCGGCGAACGCTACCGCGGCCACCCGGCCACGCTTTTTCAGCTTTTTCCTCGGTAGGGGTGCCGGTGGGGGTGCCTGGTAGGAGGTGCCGGTGGGGGCCGGCAGGAGGTGCCCGGTAGGCGGTGCCGGCCGGGGTGCCGTCAGGGCCGGCGGAAGAGCCGGCCGCCCCTCCCCCGCCCCCATCGCTCCCCCTCACTCCCTCGTCCCCCTCACTCCCTCGTCCCCCCTCACTCCCCCGTTCCCCCTCGCTCCCGCCCGCTTCCGTCCTTCCGCGCGACGTAGTAGACGTTCAGGATGTCGCCCGGCACCTCCCGGGTCACCACGTCGCCGAACCCCGCCTCCCGGAGCATCCGCAGCGCGGTCTGCCGCCCCCAGGCCGTGCCCAGCCCCGCGCCGCCCTCGGCGAGGGAGACGGTCATGCAGTAGAAGACCGACAGCGCGTAGAGGGTGGGCCCCAGGGGATGGCCAATGTTCTCGGACAGCTCACTGGAGGCCGCGATGTCGCCCATCAGGAAGACGCCGTCGTCCCGCAGCGCACCGGCGACGGCGGCCAGGGTGCGCGCCGGCCGGGCCAGGTCGTGGATCACGTCGAAGGCCGTGATCAGGTCGTAGGAGCCGGTGAGTTCGGCCGTGTCGGCCACCTCGAAGCGGGCGTTGGCCAGCCCCCACCGCGCGGCCTCCGCACGCGCCGCGGCGATGCCCGCGCCGGAGATGTCCGCGCCCACGAAGCGGCTCCCGGGGAAGGCACGCGCCAGCAGGTTGACGGCGTGCCCCCGCCCGGTGCCGATGTCCAAGGCGTCGATCCCGGACCGCAGCCGGCCGGTGAGCCCCGGCACCAGCGGCACGATCGTGCCGGTCAGCGCGGCGTCGTACACCCGCGCCGTCTCCTCGGCCTGCACGTCCTGGAAGTGCGGAAACGCGGAGTACGGCACCCCGCCGCCGTCCCGGAACGCCGCGAGGACCTCGTCCTCGACGTCGCCCATCATCGCCAAGTACTGCATGAACGCCGCCACGTTGTCCGGCCCCGCGGCCCGCGACAGCACGGCCGCGTGCTCGGGCGGCAGCCGGTAGCACCCGTCCTCGGGCGTGTACGCGACGACGCCCCCGACCGTCATCCCGCCCAGCCACTCCCGCACATAGCGCTCGTCCAGCCCGGCCTCCCCGGCGATCCGCGCACTGCTCGCGGCCGGCAGCCCCGCCATCACGTCGAACAGCCCCGCACGGTGGCCGACACTGCACAGATGCCCCAGACATGCGTCGTTCAGCACCTGGAGCATCCGCCCGGTGAAGTCCTCCTGCGGCGCAGGGTCCGGCTGAGCCGGGCCTTGCCGCTCCGGGGCCGGCCGCGTCGAGTCCTGCCGCTCCGATGCCGGCTGCGCAGAGTCCCGCCGTACCGGGGCCGACCGCGCCGAGTCCTGCCGCGCCGGGGTCCGCTCGCTCATCGCCGCCACCTCCTGACGCCGGAGTACGGTGCGCGAGACCGCCGAGGCGGTGGAGCGGGCCCCTCCCGTGCCACCCCCTCGACCACACCACCACCCCTTAGCGCAATTAGCGCAATTCGCCCCCTTTTGCCTCATCTCGATGCTACGCGGCGCCCCCGGAGTCTTCAGCGCCCACGCCACCGTCCCGTCCCGCCCCACCCCTATGGGCCGTCGGTGGCAAAGCGGCTCGCTCCCGCTTGCGCCTGCCACAGCCCGCCGCCCCCGCGCCGCACAATCGCCCCGGTCACCACGTACGGAAGCACGGAAGCACGGAAGCATCTCGGCGGACAGAGGAGAACGGCCCATGGACGCAGCGGGACATCCGGATCGCAGAGCGGTGCTCGCCGGCGGCGTCGCGGCAGCCGCCACGCTGGCGGGCTGCGCCTCGACCAGCGCCGCCCCGGTGGCGGACCAGGCATCGCCCTCCCCCTCGCGGCGGCCGACCACGCCCGCCGCGGCGTTCGAGCGGCTGATGGACGGCAACGCCCGCTGGGTGAGCGGCGATCTCCAGCACCCCGACCGGGACCCGAGCCGACGCGAGTTCGTGGCCCAGAAGCAGGTGCCCTTCGGCTCGGTCCTCTCCTGCATCGACTCCCGGGTACCGCCCGAACTGCTCTTCGACACCGGCCTGGGCGACCTCTACGTGATGCGCACCGGCGGGGAGGCGATCGGCCCGGTCGTCACCGGCTCCGTGGAGTACGGCCCCATGACGAGCGGCACCCCCCTCATCGTGGTCCTCGGACACCAGCGCGGCGGCGCCGTCGAGGCGTCCTACAAGTCCCTGCGCGACGGCAAGCCCCTGCCCGGCAACCTGGAGGCGATCGCCAGGGCCCTGCGGCCGGCGTACGAGCAGACGGTCCGCGAGGGCGGCGGCAACGACCCCGTCGACACCATGGCCCGCACCCAGGTCAAACTGACCGCAGCCGCCCTCCGCACCAACGGCGACCTGGCCCCCCTCGTCGCCAAGGGCCGCCTCGCCGTGGTGGGCGCCTACTACTCCCTGGACAGCGGCAAGGTCGAGGTACTGGCGGGAGCCCCGTCCTGACGGGGTGAACCGGCCCCACTCCGCCATCGACGATCTCGTAGCTCCAGCCCCGCCGCCTCACTACGGTTGCGCCATGACGGCACTGCCCGACTGGATGCGCCCGCCACGCCCGGAAGGCTGGTTCGCGGAGGACCTGGACCGCCTCCCCGAGGCACCCCGCCACACCGAGCTCATCGACGGAGCGCTCGTCTTCATGATGTTGCCGCAGCGGTCGTGGCACGGCCGCCTCGTCACCTCTCTCACCGTGGCCCTCATGGACCAGGCACCCGACGGCATCGAGGTCGAGCGGGAGATGGCCATCCGCCTCGACGCCCGCAACCGCCCGGAGCCCGACCTCCTGCTGGCCACAGCCCCCTACGACGGTGACCGCACCTGGTTCGCCCCGGAGGACGTCCTCCTCGTCATCGAGGTCGTCTCACCCGAGTCCGCCCACCGCGACCGGACCGTCAAGCTCCGCAAGTACGCCGAGGCCGGCATCTCCCACTACTGGTGCATCGAGGACGAAGACTCCGCCCCCACCGTGCACGCCTACGAACTCGACCGCCCAACCGGCTCCTACGCCCCCGCAGGCATCTTCCGCCACGCCCTCAAACGCTCCCTCCCCTTCGAAATCAGCCTCGACCTGGACACGCTGACACCGGGCGGCTCGGGCTGAGGCCACAGTCCGGGGCGGCGGCAGGTCGGCGAGGGAACACAAGAAGGGCCGGCCTTCGCGCGGTCGGCCCCTTTGCTCCTACCGGTCACAGGCCGAGGTCCGAGGGACGTCTCCGCAACGTCTACGGCCTGATCGCGCTCACCAACTCCCGCCCCTCGCCTGCTGTCCGCCACTCACAGCGGCCAAGCGGTCAGCAAATCGCGCGGGCCGTAGACGGCATCGAGCCCCGGACAGTCGACTCCACTGCGCGAGACCGCCACGACGGGGACAGGCTCATCGGTGAGGGCGGCCCGGTGCCGATGGAGAGCTGCCAGGTCGTGCCGGTCGAATGACGACTGCTCCAGCCACTTGATGGAGCCGACGAAGATCAGCTTTTTGGCAACAGGGGCCCTGTCCGCTCCGACGATGTCGATCTCGACGTCGTTGGTACGGGTCCAGTAGCCGCCCACTACGGGGGCCGCGGGCAGCCGGTCGTCGGGCAGTACCCGTGCCAGGGCGTCACGAACCAGGGGCTCGACGGCCCGGCCGCGCCAACTGGTCCAATTCTCCCGGATCCGCGCCAACGTCAGATCGCCCCGCCCCCGCTCGATCTCCTCCATGGACGGGCCGAGCAGATGCAACCAAAACCGCAGGTAGGGATCTGTCACCCGGTAGCGGCGGTCCTTCGACGGACGCAGCGATACGGGCAGCTCCGCAGCAACGATCCGCTTGTCCGTAAGCAGCTCCAGCGCTCGCTGCAGCGGCGTGGCACCGATCCCGCCGGCCGCACGAGCGATGTTGGTGAAGGTCCGCTCACCACTTCCGATAGCCGCCAGCACCGTACGCGCCTGAGCCTGCGGGGGAAATTCGGCAGCGAGTGAACGCTCGGCCGACACCAGCAGGGCCGAGACCGGGTCGCTCAGCGCCTCGCCGAGGAAGTCCCACAGCCCTGCGCCTCGCGGCCACTCCGCACAGATCAGCGGCAGCCCGCCGGTGACCAGCGCGGCATCGAAGGCTTCCGCCGGATCCAGCCCGAGCATCCGCCCGACCTCGGCGGGGTTCAGCGGCCCCAGCACCATCTCCCGGCCGCGCTGATGGAAGGGGCGCCCGTAGCTGTTCAGAGCCTCCATCATCGAGAGATCGGAGCCGATGAGGACCAAGAGCACCGGCTTGGTCTCCAGCACCCGGTCCCAGGCCCTTTGCAGCATCCCCTCAAAGGCACCATCGGCATCCATCAGGTACGGCACCTCATCGATGACCAGCACGCTCGCCCGGTCGGCGGGCAGCGCCGCAGCCAGGACGTCGAGCGCGGCGTCCCAGCTCTCCGGCCGAGCGGCGGCCACGAGCTGCGCAAGCGGCAGTGTCGATGCCTGGGCGTCTCGCGCCAGCCGTGCCAGATCGTCCCTGGGGGACGCGCCAGTCGCCGCGTAGAACAGGAACGGGGCTCCGGAGCGCTCCGCAAACCGCTCGACCAGTCGCGACTTGCCCACCCGGCGCCGCCCAC comes from the Streptomyces angustmyceticus genome and includes:
- a CDS encoding ATP-binding protein, which gives rise to MIGVSDSAAAGVPESDPGNVRRRGRVSGSPTAEWSFPADPGAVRTARTAVRRVLDDWGLNGAADMAVLLVSELVTNSLRHASGPIGVRMVLLNTDGLLVEVSDPLPDPPQERDAAPDDEGGRGLQLVACSSRRWGTRRGKSGKTVWFELSVAG
- a CDS encoding (deoxy)nucleoside triphosphate pyrophosphohydrolase — protein: MTTVRVVVGGAVCERGRLLAARRSAPPALAGRWELPGGKVEDDETPEQALERELREELGVEAAAQERIPGEWVLRPGYVLQVWTARLVSGVPRPLQDHDELRWLLPGEESQVDWLDQDRPAVAEAMRRLAGATGVRGIAGVPGARP
- a CDS encoding SPOR domain-containing protein, translated to MTEGGAVLPWLVIRQDEGGNRYRVGRYATRAEAERVADRLGSRGHQQLYVVEKADRAVT
- a CDS encoding APC family permease gives rise to the protein MAKFVHGTGEDQETKHVSTTKTPSAEQGSHSNYRRSLGTIALTATGLGSIIGSGWLFGAERAAAIAGPAAILAWVIGAVVALIIALTYSELGAMFPKAGGMVRYGQYSHGSLAGYLAAWANWIAIVSVIPGEATASVQYMSSWDFGWAHALYDGKELTGTGVGLASILLIFYFFLNWFAITLFAKTNTAITIFKVVVPTLTAGALMLAHFDTGNITHHGGFTPNGWSSVFTAVAVSGIVWAYNGFQSPLNLAGEARNPGKSLPKAVVSSILIALVIYVALQVAFLMAVPGDKLAAGGGWASLGFNSPLADLAVAWGLNWLALLLYADAFVSPSGTGMIYAATTSRMIHGVQENGHLPGVFGKVDPKTGVPRPALVLNLVIAFLFLAVFRGWGSLAEIVSVATVISYITGPVAVMSLRRLSPDLTRPVKLRAMPFIAPVAMIFGSLVLYWGRWPLTGKVILIMAVGLPVWAWYEIGKPLTQGRKPWAELRPHLKAGAWMVAYLLVMAAVSYAGGKEFGGKGYLPEGWDIVLVAVIGLAFYFWGVRSSWRNPSLVKVEAELEEAERAEAADTEDTKASVGA
- a CDS encoding GntR family transcriptional regulator: MPFGEQPAYLRVAGDLRQKIVDGVLPPHTRLPSQARIREEYGVSDTVALEARKVLMAEGLVEGRSGSGTYVREQPVPRRIARVGFHSAGGCTPFRQEQTDERVRGTWESHSEQEPAAAPIAARLRISQDAKVMRTRYVFRAEGEPSMLSTSWEPLEVTGRTPVMLPEEGPLAGRGVVERMAAIDVVVDNVVEEVGARPALAEEAMTLGGVPGHAVLVVSRTYYAGGRPVETADVVTLADRYRVAYHLPVK
- a CDS encoding PIG-L deacetylase family protein, whose amino-acid sequence is MPADRHLTPMPGNWQRALAIVAHPDDLEYGAAAAIAEWTAAGREVSYLLVTRGEAGIDGLAPGRAATVREAEQRAGAALVGVHTVEFLDHHDGVIEPGPALRRDLSAAIRRHRPELLLTLNHHDTWDGGHWNSPDHRVVGRAVLDAAGDAGNRWIFPELAGAKGLAPWNGVRWVAVAGSPHPTHAAEVGPGIDRAVASLAAHAAYITGLRGADQDPRAYARGFIEQMLRSGGERYRGHPATLFQLFPR
- a CDS encoding class I SAM-dependent methyltransferase, yielding MLQVLNDACLGHLCSVGHRAGLFDVMAGLPAASSARIAGEAGLDERYVREWLGGMTVGGVVAYTPEDGCYRLPPEHAAVLSRAAGPDNVAAFMQYLAMMGDVEDEVLAAFRDGGGVPYSAFPHFQDVQAEETARVYDAALTGTIVPLVPGLTGRLRSGIDALDIGTGRGHAVNLLARAFPGSRFVGADISGAGIAAARAEAARWGLANARFEVADTAELTGSYDLITAFDVIHDLARPARTLAAVAGALRDDGVFLMGDIAASSELSENIGHPLGPTLYALSVFYCMTVSLAEGGAGLGTAWGRQTALRMLREAGFGDVVTREVPGDILNVYYVARKDGSGRERGGTGE
- a CDS encoding carbonic anhydrase, coding for MDAAGHPDRRAVLAGGVAAAATLAGCASTSAAPVADQASPSPSRRPTTPAAAFERLMDGNARWVSGDLQHPDRDPSRREFVAQKQVPFGSVLSCIDSRVPPELLFDTGLGDLYVMRTGGEAIGPVVTGSVEYGPMTSGTPLIVVLGHQRGGAVEASYKSLRDGKPLPGNLEAIARALRPAYEQTVREGGGNDPVDTMARTQVKLTAAALRTNGDLAPLVAKGRLAVVGAYYSLDSGKVEVLAGAPS
- a CDS encoding Uma2 family endonuclease, with protein sequence MTALPDWMRPPRPEGWFAEDLDRLPEAPRHTELIDGALVFMMLPQRSWHGRLVTSLTVALMDQAPDGIEVEREMAIRLDARNRPEPDLLLATAPYDGDRTWFAPEDVLLVIEVVSPESAHRDRTVKLRKYAEAGISHYWCIEDEDSAPTVHAYELDRPTGSYAPAGIFRHALKRSLPFEISLDLDTLTPGGSG
- a CDS encoding ATP-binding protein; its protein translation is MADFVGRRQELATLERELAKVAAGIGGERPGRCVMLRGRRRVGKSRLVERFAERSGAPFLFYAATGASPRDDLARLARDAQASTLPLAQLVAAARPESWDAALDVLAAALPADRASVLVIDEVPYLMDADGAFEGMLQRAWDRVLETKPVLLVLIGSDLSMMEALNSYGRPFHQRGREMVLGPLNPAEVGRMLGLDPAEAFDAALVTGGLPLICAEWPRGAGLWDFLGEALSDPVSALLVSAERSLAAEFPPQAQARTVLAAIGSGERTFTNIARAAGGIGATPLQRALELLTDKRIVAAELPVSLRPSKDRRYRVTDPYLRFWLHLLGPSMEEIERGRGDLTLARIRENWTSWRGRAVEPLVRDALARVLPDDRLPAAPVVGGYWTRTNDVEIDIVGADRAPVAKKLIFVGSIKWLEQSSFDRHDLAALHRHRAALTDEPVPVVAVSRSGVDCPGLDAVYGPRDLLTAWPL